The proteins below come from a single Acanthopagrus latus isolate v.2019 chromosome 4, fAcaLat1.1, whole genome shotgun sequence genomic window:
- the ppfia1 gene encoding liprin-alpha-1 isoform X10, whose protein sequence is MMCEVMPTISEAEGPGGGGGGGRRGSGSPLQSDSEGHFESLMVSMLEERDRLLDTLRETQENLGLTQGKLHEVSHERDSLQRQLNTALPQEFAALTKEVNVCREQLLEKEEEIAELKAERNNTRLLLEHLECLVSRHERSLRMTVVKRQAQSPAGVSSEVEVLKALKSLFEHHKALDEKVRERLRVALERCSALEEQLTMSHKELAYLREQHSQKRGLADGTSEVNHNSENTPSTNGKRSSDGSLSQEDESGPVFGKVGELQEVVDRQTADLGQMKERMAAMVSRISELEEDLDTARKDLIKSEDMNTRLQRDLRESMAQKEDMEERITTLEKRYLAAQREATSVHDLNDKLENEVANKDSLFRQTEDRNRQLQEKLELAEQKLQQTIRKAETLPEVEAELAQRVAALTKAEERHGNVEERLRQMEAQLEEKNQELLRARQREKMNEEHNRRLSETVDKLLSESNERLQLHLKERMSALEDKNALIRELDHTKKLIEESHHEKEQLLIQIETMRAENEQGRSRSNSLLHGRSQLGSTPDFRYPVSASSMMDSNSDHYGSALVLRRPQKGRMAALRDEPSKRHVQTLNEQEWERMQQANVLANVAQAFESDMDASDLEEDRETIFSSVDLLSPGGQADAQTLALMLQEQLDAINNEIRMIQEEKESTAIRAEEIECRVGSGDSLGGRFRSMSSIPPSLCAGSSLGGSPPGSGHSTPRRIPRSPNRELDRMGVMTLPSDLRKHRRKSAQDDKATIRCETSPPTTPRSMRLSREAGHAASHEDIRDIRGLAGLQDGQGSNPSSSNSSQDSLNKAAKKKSIKSSIGRLFGKKEKGRPSIPGKDSPSQAGTPEAESSPKDGLGMGTLGGPAEKNRKLQKKHELLEEARRQGLPFAQWDGPTVVVWLELWVGMPAWYVAACRANVKSGAIMSALSDTEIQREIGISNPLHRLKLRLAIQEIMSLTSPSAPPTSRTTLAYGDMNHEWIGNEWLPSLGLPQYRSYFMESLVDARMLDHLTKKDLRGQLKMVDSFHRNSFQCGVMCLRRLNYDRMELERRREESQMELQEVLVWSNERVISWVQAIGLKEYSSNLYESGVHGALMALDETFDHNALALLLQIPTQNTQARATLEREYNSLLAIGTDRRMEEDDDKNFRRAPSWRKKFRPKDMRGMSLGASDTLPANFRVNSGSASSPSTQPKRSPMEGSQSIQRLDTATVRTYSC, encoded by the exons GAGTTTGCTGCACTAACGAAGGAGGTGAATGTGTGCCGGGAGCAGCttctggagaaggaggaggagatcgcAGAGCTGAAGGCTGAGAGAAACAACACACGG ctcCTGTTGGAGCACCTGGAGTGCCTGGTGTCTCGCCATGAGCGTAGTCTGAGGATGACGGTGGTGAAGAGACAGGCTCAGTCTCCAGCAGGAGTCTCAAGTGAGGTGGAGGTCCTCAAAGCCCTTAAGTCACTTTTTGAACACCACAAAGCCCTCGATGAGAAG GTGAGAGAGCGACTTCGTGTTGCCTTGGAACGATGCAGCGCATTGGAGGAGCAACTCACCATGTCACACAAAGAA TTGGCTTACCTCAGGGAGCAGCACAGCCAGAAGAGAGGGCTGGCAGATGGAACCAGTGAGGTCAACCACAACTCTGAAAACACACCAAGCACTAATGGCAAG CGGTCATCGGATGGTTCGCTGAGTCAGGAGGACGAGTCGGGGCCGGTGTTCGGGAAGGTCGGCGAGCTCCAGGAGGTGGTTGACCGTCAGACAGCTGACCTGGGCCAGATGAAGGAGCGCATGGCTGCTATGGTTTCACGCATCagtgagctggaggaggaccTGGACACGGCCCGAAAAGACCTCATCAAGTCTGAAGACATGAACACGCGGCTGCAGAGAGACCTGAGAGAG TCAATGGCTCAGAAGGAagacatggaggagaggatCACCACCTTGGAGAAGCGCTACCTGGCAGCTCAGCGGGAGGCTACCTCCGTCCACGACCTCAACGACAAGCTGGAGAATGAAGTGGCCAACAAGGACTCTCTCTTCAGACAA actgaagacagaaaccGGCAACtccaggagaagctggagctggctgaacagaagctgcagcaaaCCATCCGCAAGGCCGAGACTCTGCCTGAGGTGGAGGCCGAGCTCGCTCAGAGGGTAGCTGCCCTCACAAAG GCAGAAGAACGTCATGGAAACGTGGAGGAGAGACTGAGGCAGATGGAGgcccagctggaggagaagaaccAGGAACTGCTCAGG GCACGACAGCGAGAGAAGATGAACGAGGAGCACAACAGGCGTCTGTCTGAGACGGTGGACAAGCTCCTTTCAGAGTCCAACGAGAGACTTCAGCTTCACCTCAAAGAGAGGATGTCTGCTCTGGAGGACAAG AATGCCCTGATCAGAGAACTGGATCACACCAAGAAACTGATCGAGGAGTCTCACCATGAGAAG GAGCAACTGCTGATCCAGATTGAGACCATGAGGGCAGAGAACGAGCAGGGCCGGAGCAGAAGCAACTCCTTACTACACGG ACGGTCTCAGCTGGGCAGCACTCCAGATTTCAGGTATCCAGTGTCGGCTTCCTCAATGATGGACAGTAACTCAGACCACTATGGCAGCGCTCTTGTGCTCAGACGGCCTCAAAAAGGACGGATGGCAGCGCTCCGGGACGAACCATCCAAG CGACAT GTGCAGACTTTGAATGAGCAGGAGTGGGAGCGCATGCAGCAGGCCAATGTTCTGGCGAATGTTGCCCAGGCGTTTGAGAGCGACATGGATGCTTCAGACCTGGAGGAGGACCGGGAGACGATTTTCAGCTCAGTGGACCTGCTGTCCCCTGGTGGCCAGGCTGACGCACAGACCCTCGCCTTAatgctgcaggagcagctggaTGCTATCAACAATGAAATCAG GATGAtccaggaggagaaggagagcacAGCCATCCGGGCAGAGGAGATCGAGTGCCGGGTGGGCAGTGGCGATAGCCTGGGAGGACGTTTCCGCTCCATGAgctccatccctccatcactgTGTGCGGGCTCCTCGTTGGGAGGCTCGCCCCCGGGCTCTGGCCACTCCACCCCCAGACGCATCCCCCGGAGCCCCAACAGAGAACTGGACCGAATGGGTGTCATGACCTTG CCTAGTGACCTGCGCAAGCACCGCAGGAAG TCTGCTCAGGATGACAAGGCCACGATCCGATGTGAGACGTCCCCCCCAACTACTCCACGCTCCATGCGTCTGAGCAGGGAGGCAGGGCATGCAGCAAGCCACGAGGACATCAGAGACATCCGAGG TCTGGCGGGCCTGCAGGACGGCCAGGGCAGTAACCccagcagcagtaacagcagcCAGGACTCCCTCAACAAAGCAGCCAAGAAGAAGAGCATCAAGTCTTCCATCGGACGTCTCTTtgggaagaaggagaagggcCGACCCAGCATTCCTGGCAAGGACTCCCCCAGTCAAG CTGGCACTCCTGAGGCAGAGAGCTCTCCTAAAGATGGTTTAGGAATGGGGACCCTGGGCGGCCCTGCAGAGaagaacaggaagctgcagaaGAA GCATGAATTACTGGAGGAGGCTCGCAGGCAGGGCCTGCCATTTGCCCAGTGGGATGGACCGACTGTTGTGGTTTGGCTGGAG CTGTGGGTGGGCATGCCAGCCTGGTACGTGGCTGCCTGCCGTGCCAACGTGAAGAGTGGAGCCATCATGTCAGCGCTGTCAGACACTGAGATCCAGAGGGAGATCGGTATCAGCAACCCGCTGCATCGTCTGAAGCTTCGCCTGGCCATCCAGGAGATCATGTCTCTGACCAGCCCATCTGCCCCGCCGACCTCGAGAACG ACTCTCGCGTATGGAGACATGAACCACGAGTGGATCGGTAACGAGTGGCTGCCCAGTCTGGGTTTACCGCAGTACCGCTCCTACTTCATGGAGTCCCTGGTGGACGCCCGCATGCTTGACCACCTCACCAAGAAGGACCTCAGAGGACAACTCAAGATGGTGGATAGCTTCCACAG gAACAGTTTTCAGTGTGGAGTTATGTGTCTGAGGCGGCTCAACTATGACAggatggagctggagaggagacgGGAAGAGTCTCAGATGGAGCTTCAAG AAGTGTTGGTGTGGAGTAACGAGCGTGTGATCAGCTGGGTTCAGGCCATCGGGCTGAAAGAGTACAGTAGCAACCTTTATGAGAGCGGTGTCCACGGAGCGCTGATGGCCCTCGACGAAACCTTCGACCACAACGCTCtcgccctgctgctgcagatccccacacaaaacacacag GCCAGAGCGACACTTGAGCGTGAATACAACAGTCTGCTGGCTATTGGCACAGACAGGAGAATGGAAgag gaTGACGATAAGAACTTCCGCCGGGCTCCCTCATGGAGGAAGAAGTTCAGGCCCAAAGACATGAGGGGGATGTCGTTGGGTGCATCAGACACCCTGCCTGCCAACTTCCGAGTGAACAGCGGCAGCGCGTCTTCTCCCTCCACGCAGCCAAAGAGGAGCCCGATGGAGG gaagtcagtctaTACAGAGGCTGGACACTGCCACAGTCAGGACCTACTCTTGTTAA
- the ppfia1 gene encoding liprin-alpha-1 isoform X12: MMCEVMPTISEAEGPGGGGGGGRRGSGSPLQSDSEGHFESLMVSMLEERDRLLDTLRETQENLGLTQGKLHEVSHERDSLQRQLNTALPQEFAALTKEVNVCREQLLEKEEEIAELKAERNNTRLLLEHLECLVSRHERSLRMTVVKRQAQSPAGVSSEVEVLKALKSLFEHHKALDEKVRERLRVALERCSALEEQLTMSHKELAYLREQHSQKRGLADGTSEVNHNSENTPSTNGKRSSDGSLSQEDESGPVFGKVGELQEVVDRQTADLGQMKERMAAMVSRISELEEDLDTARKDLIKSEDMNTRLQRDLRESMAQKEDMEERITTLEKRYLAAQREATSVHDLNDKLENEVANKDSLFRQTEDRNRQLQEKLELAEQKLQQTIRKAETLPEVEAELAQRVAALTKAEERHGNVEERLRQMEAQLEEKNQELLRARQREKMNEEHNRRLSETVDKLLSESNERLQLHLKERMSALEDKNALIRELDHTKKLIEESHHEKEQLLIQIETMRAENEQGRSRSNSLLHGRSQLGSTPDFRYPVSASSMMDSNSDHYGSALVLRRPQKGRMAALRDEPSKVQTLNEQEWERMQQANVLANVAQAFESDMDASDLEEDRETIFSSVDLLSPGGQADAQTLALMLQEQLDAINNEIRMIQEEKESTAIRAEEIECRVGSGDSLGGRFRSMSSIPPSLCAGSSLGGSPPGSGHSTPRRIPRSPNRELDRMGVMTLPSDLRKHRRKSAQDDKATIRCETSPPTTPRSMRLSREAGHAASHEDIRDIRGLAGLQDGQGSNPSSSNSSQDSLNKAAKKKSIKSSIGRLFGKKEKGRPSIPGKDSPSQAGTPEAESSPKDGLGMGTLGGPAEKNRKLQKKHELLEEARRQGLPFAQWDGPTVVVWLELWVGMPAWYVAACRANVKSGAIMSALSDTEIQREIGISNPLHRLKLRLAIQEIMSLTSPSAPPTSRTTTGNVWVTHEEMETLAATPPTEDDEGSWAQTLAYGDMNHEWIGNEWLPSLGLPQYRSYFMESLVDARMLDHLTKKDLRGQLKMVDSFHRNSFQCGVMCLRRLNYDRMELERRREESQMELQEVLVWSNERVISWVQAIGLKEYSSNLYESGVHGALMALDETFDHNALALLLQIPTQNTQARATLEREYNSLLAIGTDRRMEEDDDKNFRRAPSWRKKFRPKDMRGMSLGASDTLPANFRVNSGSASSPSTQPKRSPMEGSQSIQRLDTATVRTYSC, from the exons GAGTTTGCTGCACTAACGAAGGAGGTGAATGTGTGCCGGGAGCAGCttctggagaaggaggaggagatcgcAGAGCTGAAGGCTGAGAGAAACAACACACGG ctcCTGTTGGAGCACCTGGAGTGCCTGGTGTCTCGCCATGAGCGTAGTCTGAGGATGACGGTGGTGAAGAGACAGGCTCAGTCTCCAGCAGGAGTCTCAAGTGAGGTGGAGGTCCTCAAAGCCCTTAAGTCACTTTTTGAACACCACAAAGCCCTCGATGAGAAG GTGAGAGAGCGACTTCGTGTTGCCTTGGAACGATGCAGCGCATTGGAGGAGCAACTCACCATGTCACACAAAGAA TTGGCTTACCTCAGGGAGCAGCACAGCCAGAAGAGAGGGCTGGCAGATGGAACCAGTGAGGTCAACCACAACTCTGAAAACACACCAAGCACTAATGGCAAG CGGTCATCGGATGGTTCGCTGAGTCAGGAGGACGAGTCGGGGCCGGTGTTCGGGAAGGTCGGCGAGCTCCAGGAGGTGGTTGACCGTCAGACAGCTGACCTGGGCCAGATGAAGGAGCGCATGGCTGCTATGGTTTCACGCATCagtgagctggaggaggaccTGGACACGGCCCGAAAAGACCTCATCAAGTCTGAAGACATGAACACGCGGCTGCAGAGAGACCTGAGAGAG TCAATGGCTCAGAAGGAagacatggaggagaggatCACCACCTTGGAGAAGCGCTACCTGGCAGCTCAGCGGGAGGCTACCTCCGTCCACGACCTCAACGACAAGCTGGAGAATGAAGTGGCCAACAAGGACTCTCTCTTCAGACAA actgaagacagaaaccGGCAACtccaggagaagctggagctggctgaacagaagctgcagcaaaCCATCCGCAAGGCCGAGACTCTGCCTGAGGTGGAGGCCGAGCTCGCTCAGAGGGTAGCTGCCCTCACAAAG GCAGAAGAACGTCATGGAAACGTGGAGGAGAGACTGAGGCAGATGGAGgcccagctggaggagaagaaccAGGAACTGCTCAGG GCACGACAGCGAGAGAAGATGAACGAGGAGCACAACAGGCGTCTGTCTGAGACGGTGGACAAGCTCCTTTCAGAGTCCAACGAGAGACTTCAGCTTCACCTCAAAGAGAGGATGTCTGCTCTGGAGGACAAG AATGCCCTGATCAGAGAACTGGATCACACCAAGAAACTGATCGAGGAGTCTCACCATGAGAAG GAGCAACTGCTGATCCAGATTGAGACCATGAGGGCAGAGAACGAGCAGGGCCGGAGCAGAAGCAACTCCTTACTACACGG ACGGTCTCAGCTGGGCAGCACTCCAGATTTCAGGTATCCAGTGTCGGCTTCCTCAATGATGGACAGTAACTCAGACCACTATGGCAGCGCTCTTGTGCTCAGACGGCCTCAAAAAGGACGGATGGCAGCGCTCCGGGACGAACCATCCAAG GTGCAGACTTTGAATGAGCAGGAGTGGGAGCGCATGCAGCAGGCCAATGTTCTGGCGAATGTTGCCCAGGCGTTTGAGAGCGACATGGATGCTTCAGACCTGGAGGAGGACCGGGAGACGATTTTCAGCTCAGTGGACCTGCTGTCCCCTGGTGGCCAGGCTGACGCACAGACCCTCGCCTTAatgctgcaggagcagctggaTGCTATCAACAATGAAATCAG GATGAtccaggaggagaaggagagcacAGCCATCCGGGCAGAGGAGATCGAGTGCCGGGTGGGCAGTGGCGATAGCCTGGGAGGACGTTTCCGCTCCATGAgctccatccctccatcactgTGTGCGGGCTCCTCGTTGGGAGGCTCGCCCCCGGGCTCTGGCCACTCCACCCCCAGACGCATCCCCCGGAGCCCCAACAGAGAACTGGACCGAATGGGTGTCATGACCTTG CCTAGTGACCTGCGCAAGCACCGCAGGAAG TCTGCTCAGGATGACAAGGCCACGATCCGATGTGAGACGTCCCCCCCAACTACTCCACGCTCCATGCGTCTGAGCAGGGAGGCAGGGCATGCAGCAAGCCACGAGGACATCAGAGACATCCGAGG TCTGGCGGGCCTGCAGGACGGCCAGGGCAGTAACCccagcagcagtaacagcagcCAGGACTCCCTCAACAAAGCAGCCAAGAAGAAGAGCATCAAGTCTTCCATCGGACGTCTCTTtgggaagaaggagaagggcCGACCCAGCATTCCTGGCAAGGACTCCCCCAGTCAAG CTGGCACTCCTGAGGCAGAGAGCTCTCCTAAAGATGGTTTAGGAATGGGGACCCTGGGCGGCCCTGCAGAGaagaacaggaagctgcagaaGAA GCATGAATTACTGGAGGAGGCTCGCAGGCAGGGCCTGCCATTTGCCCAGTGGGATGGACCGACTGTTGTGGTTTGGCTGGAG CTGTGGGTGGGCATGCCAGCCTGGTACGTGGCTGCCTGCCGTGCCAACGTGAAGAGTGGAGCCATCATGTCAGCGCTGTCAGACACTGAGATCCAGAGGGAGATCGGTATCAGCAACCCGCTGCATCGTCTGAAGCTTCGCCTGGCCATCCAGGAGATCATGTCTCTGACCAGCCCATCTGCCCCGCCGACCTCGAGAACG ACTACAGGAAATGTTTGGGTGACACATGAGGAAATGGAAACTTTGGCAGCCACACCTCCCACG GAGGATGACGAGGGCAGCTGGGCCCAG ACTCTCGCGTATGGAGACATGAACCACGAGTGGATCGGTAACGAGTGGCTGCCCAGTCTGGGTTTACCGCAGTACCGCTCCTACTTCATGGAGTCCCTGGTGGACGCCCGCATGCTTGACCACCTCACCAAGAAGGACCTCAGAGGACAACTCAAGATGGTGGATAGCTTCCACAG gAACAGTTTTCAGTGTGGAGTTATGTGTCTGAGGCGGCTCAACTATGACAggatggagctggagaggagacgGGAAGAGTCTCAGATGGAGCTTCAAG AAGTGTTGGTGTGGAGTAACGAGCGTGTGATCAGCTGGGTTCAGGCCATCGGGCTGAAAGAGTACAGTAGCAACCTTTATGAGAGCGGTGTCCACGGAGCGCTGATGGCCCTCGACGAAACCTTCGACCACAACGCTCtcgccctgctgctgcagatccccacacaaaacacacag GCCAGAGCGACACTTGAGCGTGAATACAACAGTCTGCTGGCTATTGGCACAGACAGGAGAATGGAAgag gaTGACGATAAGAACTTCCGCCGGGCTCCCTCATGGAGGAAGAAGTTCAGGCCCAAAGACATGAGGGGGATGTCGTTGGGTGCATCAGACACCCTGCCTGCCAACTTCCGAGTGAACAGCGGCAGCGCGTCTTCTCCCTCCACGCAGCCAAAGAGGAGCCCGATGGAGG gaagtcagtctaTACAGAGGCTGGACACTGCCACAGTCAGGACCTACTCTTGTTAA
- the ppfia1 gene encoding liprin-alpha-1 isoform X9, producing the protein MMCEVMPTISEAEGPGGGGGGGRRGSGSPLQSDSEGHFESLMVSMLEERDRLLDTLRETQENLGLTQGKLHEVSHERDSLQRQLNTALPQEFAALTKEVNVCREQLLEKEEEIAELKAERNNTRLLLEHLECLVSRHERSLRMTVVKRQAQSPAGVSSEVEVLKALKSLFEHHKALDEKVRERLRVALERCSALEEQLTMSHKELAYLREQHSQKRGLADGTSEVNHNSENTPSTNGKRSSDGSLSQEDESGPVFGKVGELQEVVDRQTADLGQMKERMAAMVSRISELEEDLDTARKDLIKSEDMNTRLQRDLRESMAQKEDMEERITTLEKRYLAAQREATSVHDLNDKLENEVANKDSLFRQTEDRNRQLQEKLELAEQKLQQTIRKAETLPEVEAELAQRVAALTKAEERHGNVEERLRQMEAQLEEKNQELLRARQREKMNEEHNRRLSETVDKLLSESNERLQLHLKERMSALEDKNALIRELDHTKKLIEESHHEKEQLLIQIETMRAENEQGRSRSNSLLHGRSQLGSTPDFRYPVSASSMMDSNSDHYGSALVLRRPQKGRMAALRDEPSKRHVQTLNEQEWERMQQANVLANVAQAFESDMDASDLEEDRETIFSSVDLLSPGGQADAQTLALMLQEQLDAINNEIRMIQEEKESTAIRAEEIECRVGSGDSLGGRFRSMSSIPPSLCAGSSLGGSPPGSGHSTPRRIPRSPNRELDRMGVMTLPSDLRKHRRKSAQDDKATIRCETSPPTTPRSMRLSREAGHAASHEDIRDIRGLAGLQDGQGSNPSSSNSSQDSLNKAAKKKSIKSSIGRLFGKKEKGRPSIPGKDSPSQAGTPEAESSPKDGLGMGTLGGPAEKNRKLQKKHELLEEARRQGLPFAQWDGPTVVVWLELWVGMPAWYVAACRANVKSGAIMSALSDTEIQREIGISNPLHRLKLRLAIQEIMSLTSPSAPPTSRTTLAYGDMNHEWIGNEWLPSLGLPQYRSYFMESLVDARMLDHLTKKDLRGQLKMVDSFHRNSFQCGVMCLRRLNYDRMELERRREESQMELQEVLVWSNERVISWVQAIGLKEYSSNLYESGVHGALMALDETFDHNALALLLQIPTQNTQARATLEREYNSLLAIGTDRRMEEDDDKNFRRAPSWRKKFRPKDMRGMSLGASDTLPANFRVNSGSASSPSTQPKRSPMEGNRWSEDEGEFPAFKTRMMN; encoded by the exons GAGTTTGCTGCACTAACGAAGGAGGTGAATGTGTGCCGGGAGCAGCttctggagaaggaggaggagatcgcAGAGCTGAAGGCTGAGAGAAACAACACACGG ctcCTGTTGGAGCACCTGGAGTGCCTGGTGTCTCGCCATGAGCGTAGTCTGAGGATGACGGTGGTGAAGAGACAGGCTCAGTCTCCAGCAGGAGTCTCAAGTGAGGTGGAGGTCCTCAAAGCCCTTAAGTCACTTTTTGAACACCACAAAGCCCTCGATGAGAAG GTGAGAGAGCGACTTCGTGTTGCCTTGGAACGATGCAGCGCATTGGAGGAGCAACTCACCATGTCACACAAAGAA TTGGCTTACCTCAGGGAGCAGCACAGCCAGAAGAGAGGGCTGGCAGATGGAACCAGTGAGGTCAACCACAACTCTGAAAACACACCAAGCACTAATGGCAAG CGGTCATCGGATGGTTCGCTGAGTCAGGAGGACGAGTCGGGGCCGGTGTTCGGGAAGGTCGGCGAGCTCCAGGAGGTGGTTGACCGTCAGACAGCTGACCTGGGCCAGATGAAGGAGCGCATGGCTGCTATGGTTTCACGCATCagtgagctggaggaggaccTGGACACGGCCCGAAAAGACCTCATCAAGTCTGAAGACATGAACACGCGGCTGCAGAGAGACCTGAGAGAG TCAATGGCTCAGAAGGAagacatggaggagaggatCACCACCTTGGAGAAGCGCTACCTGGCAGCTCAGCGGGAGGCTACCTCCGTCCACGACCTCAACGACAAGCTGGAGAATGAAGTGGCCAACAAGGACTCTCTCTTCAGACAA actgaagacagaaaccGGCAACtccaggagaagctggagctggctgaacagaagctgcagcaaaCCATCCGCAAGGCCGAGACTCTGCCTGAGGTGGAGGCCGAGCTCGCTCAGAGGGTAGCTGCCCTCACAAAG GCAGAAGAACGTCATGGAAACGTGGAGGAGAGACTGAGGCAGATGGAGgcccagctggaggagaagaaccAGGAACTGCTCAGG GCACGACAGCGAGAGAAGATGAACGAGGAGCACAACAGGCGTCTGTCTGAGACGGTGGACAAGCTCCTTTCAGAGTCCAACGAGAGACTTCAGCTTCACCTCAAAGAGAGGATGTCTGCTCTGGAGGACAAG AATGCCCTGATCAGAGAACTGGATCACACCAAGAAACTGATCGAGGAGTCTCACCATGAGAAG GAGCAACTGCTGATCCAGATTGAGACCATGAGGGCAGAGAACGAGCAGGGCCGGAGCAGAAGCAACTCCTTACTACACGG ACGGTCTCAGCTGGGCAGCACTCCAGATTTCAGGTATCCAGTGTCGGCTTCCTCAATGATGGACAGTAACTCAGACCACTATGGCAGCGCTCTTGTGCTCAGACGGCCTCAAAAAGGACGGATGGCAGCGCTCCGGGACGAACCATCCAAG CGACAT GTGCAGACTTTGAATGAGCAGGAGTGGGAGCGCATGCAGCAGGCCAATGTTCTGGCGAATGTTGCCCAGGCGTTTGAGAGCGACATGGATGCTTCAGACCTGGAGGAGGACCGGGAGACGATTTTCAGCTCAGTGGACCTGCTGTCCCCTGGTGGCCAGGCTGACGCACAGACCCTCGCCTTAatgctgcaggagcagctggaTGCTATCAACAATGAAATCAG GATGAtccaggaggagaaggagagcacAGCCATCCGGGCAGAGGAGATCGAGTGCCGGGTGGGCAGTGGCGATAGCCTGGGAGGACGTTTCCGCTCCATGAgctccatccctccatcactgTGTGCGGGCTCCTCGTTGGGAGGCTCGCCCCCGGGCTCTGGCCACTCCACCCCCAGACGCATCCCCCGGAGCCCCAACAGAGAACTGGACCGAATGGGTGTCATGACCTTG CCTAGTGACCTGCGCAAGCACCGCAGGAAG TCTGCTCAGGATGACAAGGCCACGATCCGATGTGAGACGTCCCCCCCAACTACTCCACGCTCCATGCGTCTGAGCAGGGAGGCAGGGCATGCAGCAAGCCACGAGGACATCAGAGACATCCGAGG TCTGGCGGGCCTGCAGGACGGCCAGGGCAGTAACCccagcagcagtaacagcagcCAGGACTCCCTCAACAAAGCAGCCAAGAAGAAGAGCATCAAGTCTTCCATCGGACGTCTCTTtgggaagaaggagaagggcCGACCCAGCATTCCTGGCAAGGACTCCCCCAGTCAAG CTGGCACTCCTGAGGCAGAGAGCTCTCCTAAAGATGGTTTAGGAATGGGGACCCTGGGCGGCCCTGCAGAGaagaacaggaagctgcagaaGAA GCATGAATTACTGGAGGAGGCTCGCAGGCAGGGCCTGCCATTTGCCCAGTGGGATGGACCGACTGTTGTGGTTTGGCTGGAG CTGTGGGTGGGCATGCCAGCCTGGTACGTGGCTGCCTGCCGTGCCAACGTGAAGAGTGGAGCCATCATGTCAGCGCTGTCAGACACTGAGATCCAGAGGGAGATCGGTATCAGCAACCCGCTGCATCGTCTGAAGCTTCGCCTGGCCATCCAGGAGATCATGTCTCTGACCAGCCCATCTGCCCCGCCGACCTCGAGAACG ACTCTCGCGTATGGAGACATGAACCACGAGTGGATCGGTAACGAGTGGCTGCCCAGTCTGGGTTTACCGCAGTACCGCTCCTACTTCATGGAGTCCCTGGTGGACGCCCGCATGCTTGACCACCTCACCAAGAAGGACCTCAGAGGACAACTCAAGATGGTGGATAGCTTCCACAG gAACAGTTTTCAGTGTGGAGTTATGTGTCTGAGGCGGCTCAACTATGACAggatggagctggagaggagacgGGAAGAGTCTCAGATGGAGCTTCAAG AAGTGTTGGTGTGGAGTAACGAGCGTGTGATCAGCTGGGTTCAGGCCATCGGGCTGAAAGAGTACAGTAGCAACCTTTATGAGAGCGGTGTCCACGGAGCGCTGATGGCCCTCGACGAAACCTTCGACCACAACGCTCtcgccctgctgctgcagatccccacacaaaacacacag GCCAGAGCGACACTTGAGCGTGAATACAACAGTCTGCTGGCTATTGGCACAGACAGGAGAATGGAAgag gaTGACGATAAGAACTTCCGCCGGGCTCCCTCATGGAGGAAGAAGTTCAGGCCCAAAGACATGAGGGGGATGTCGTTGGGTGCATCAGACACCCTGCCTGCCAACTTCCGAGTGAACAGCGGCAGCGCGTCTTCTCCCTCCACGCAGCCAAAGAGGAGCCCGATGGAGG GTAACCGCTGGTCAGAGGATGAAGGGGAGTTCCCTGCATTCAAGACCCGGATGATGAATTGA